The following are from one region of the Advenella mimigardefordensis DPN7 genome:
- a CDS encoding hotdog domain-containing protein, whose translation MHAIDPSADNLSSSPEVTRVLKALSLQRDAPWHLPGYYLGITYDSVDHHRAMLSMDLESNLNVHGQPLPVALCILADVALAASIRGEVGFETRLATISAKLTFTGQHATQRLVANSRGRFQSDDNAIAIRNSGVTILSGETEICFAEGSFAVLERPADRPVQSQPDHHSWEQIDLLAVNDLSVQENDTYQRALQALADRANDKTQPDKTTFTETFWGLTPTSEGHVATCEIQCGLHIGNRVGHVQGGVLLGLAINTSLATVRDGWRMLEINALFIRPGTEGVLTATSQIVNAGRNLAHVLCEIRTATGRLVLQAQSTMIRE comes from the coding sequence ATGCACGCAATTGACCCGTCCGCAGATAACCTGTCGTCCAGCCCCGAAGTAACGCGCGTCCTGAAAGCACTCAGCCTGCAGCGCGACGCCCCTTGGCATTTGCCGGGGTATTATCTGGGTATCACCTATGACTCGGTCGATCACCATCGGGCGATGCTGAGCATGGATCTGGAGAGCAATCTGAATGTGCATGGTCAGCCGTTGCCGGTGGCGCTATGTATTCTTGCCGACGTTGCGCTGGCCGCATCGATTCGGGGTGAAGTCGGCTTCGAAACCCGGCTGGCAACCATCAGCGCCAAACTTACTTTTACCGGCCAACACGCCACGCAGCGGCTTGTAGCCAATAGTCGTGGTCGCTTTCAATCGGACGATAACGCCATTGCGATCAGAAACAGCGGTGTCACGATTCTGTCCGGAGAAACGGAAATCTGTTTTGCCGAAGGCAGTTTTGCCGTACTGGAGCGTCCTGCTGATCGACCTGTTCAATCGCAACCTGATCATCATTCCTGGGAGCAAATTGACCTGCTTGCAGTTAACGATCTGTCTGTTCAGGAAAACGACACGTACCAACGTGCCTTGCAGGCCCTGGCGGACCGTGCAAATGACAAAACTCAGCCTGATAAGACGACGTTTACAGAAACCTTCTGGGGCCTGACACCCACCAGCGAAGGCCATGTCGCAACCTGCGAGATCCAGTGTGGCTTGCATATCGGCAATCGAGTGGGTCACGTACAGGGCGGTGTTCTACTTGGCCTGGCAATCAATACCAGCCTGGCCACGGTAAGGGACGGCTGGCGAATGCTGGAAATCAACGCCCTTTTTATTCGCCCGGGTACAGAAGGGGTTCTGACCGCTACCAGCCAGATCGTTAATGCGGGGCGCAATCTGGCCCATGTTTTGTGTGAGATCAGGACAGCAACAGGACGCCTTGTGCTGCAGGCGCAGTCAACGATGATCAGGGAATAG
- a CDS encoding carboxymuconolactone decarboxylase family protein gives MTDITPDQEQIRAYFIAERGYWRPWTQAILRHNPLFLKGYAAYAGYPARHGPLSTRMIELIYIALDSSATHLYPAGLRTHMDFARQCGVTAADVFDVLHIVAGQGLSHVYDAVRILAEESGVDAGHVMSEAQRSRVLRHFSEVPAFMEQIAQLDPGYLDVLLDFLEEGGSRLATSDAGLTPAERVLIEVALAACFTGFNETMLRIRIRSALQMNISQAELLQAIQLTAHLSIHGTALGANTFEEHIECQTKEHKHSDPA, from the coding sequence ATGACCGACATTACACCAGACCAGGAACAGATCAGGGCCTACTTCATTGCCGAGCGCGGATACTGGCGACCCTGGACACAGGCTATCCTGCGTCACAATCCCCTGTTTCTGAAAGGGTATGCAGCCTACGCCGGCTATCCGGCGCGGCATGGTCCCTTGTCAACGCGCATGATCGAACTCATCTATATTGCGCTGGACAGCTCGGCAACGCATCTGTACCCGGCGGGCCTGCGCACGCATATGGACTTCGCCCGACAATGCGGCGTGACGGCCGCCGATGTATTTGACGTCCTGCATATTGTTGCAGGTCAGGGGCTAAGCCATGTGTATGACGCTGTCCGTATTCTTGCCGAAGAGAGCGGTGTTGACGCCGGGCACGTCATGTCTGAAGCGCAGCGCAGTCGCGTGCTGCGTCACTTTTCTGAAGTGCCTGCTTTCATGGAACAGATCGCGCAACTGGATCCGGGTTATCTGGATGTATTGCTGGATTTTCTGGAAGAGGGCGGCAGCAGACTCGCAACGTCGGACGCCGGTCTTACGCCTGCCGAAAGGGTACTGATTGAAGTTGCTCTGGCTGCATGTTTCACGGGCTTCAATGAAACCATGCTACGCATCCGGATTCGCAGCGCACTGCAGATGAACATCAGTCAGGCGGAACTTCTGCAAGCCATACAACTGACGGCGCATCTGTCTATCCATGGCACGGCATTGGGCGCGAATACATTCGAAGAACACATCGAGTGCCAGACTAAGGAGCACAAGCATTCGGACCCGGCATAA
- a CDS encoding SDR family NAD(P)-dependent oxidoreductase, whose protein sequence is MTISTVLITGAASGIGRASAMLFASRGWRCILVDRNATALAEVLGTLSSSGRSEGVNEITHLSRTVDLTVPAEIQSLADATLVLDAVINNAGMSDTSGLPLTDQDVEQLDRLVALNLRAPALVIEAVAAQLRPGARIVNVASGAALHAIPLRGAYSATKAGLLAQTQALAAARPDLCVTVLCPGFVRTELVAELIDIGRLQPKNIVAKIPLGRMAEPRDMAEALFFLASTGAAALSGEWLSVDGGSAIFGGSKPFAPAALQPLSFECTVDYQLAGNPSAAWAVALGGANPEDANVADGEPRYLATLDFSCLHAQHGQMLQTVHRAARRYTSQNGPHSSLTLLMPANRSAVQWQQAGDMAAARMLIHSLACELGPRAMRVNAIEINPDAPADALVPLMRFVSGARMQFMTGQIIRAPGA, encoded by the coding sequence ATGACTATCTCTACGGTGCTGATTACTGGTGCGGCTTCTGGTATCGGGCGGGCCAGCGCGATGCTGTTCGCCAGCAGAGGCTGGCGCTGCATACTGGTTGATCGCAATGCCACGGCGCTTGCCGAGGTGTTAGGCACGCTATCCTCCTCGGGTAGATCCGAAGGTGTCAATGAAATCACCCATTTGAGCAGAACCGTTGATCTGACGGTGCCTGCAGAAATACAGTCTCTGGCAGACGCCACACTTGTTCTGGATGCGGTTATTAACAATGCCGGCATGTCCGATACCAGCGGGCTGCCCCTGACCGACCAGGATGTGGAGCAACTGGACCGCCTGGTTGCATTAAATCTGCGCGCACCAGCGCTTGTTATCGAGGCGGTGGCTGCGCAACTGCGCCCGGGGGCCCGCATCGTGAATGTGGCCTCGGGTGCCGCCTTGCACGCTATCCCGCTAAGAGGCGCCTATAGCGCGACTAAAGCCGGTCTGCTTGCGCAAACTCAGGCACTGGCCGCTGCCCGGCCCGATCTGTGCGTCACGGTGCTGTGTCCGGGATTTGTACGAACCGAACTGGTGGCTGAACTCATCGACATCGGTCGCCTGCAACCGAAAAATATCGTTGCAAAAATTCCTCTGGGTCGTATGGCAGAACCCAGAGACATGGCCGAAGCCCTTTTTTTCCTGGCCTCAACAGGTGCCGCAGCACTGTCTGGCGAGTGGCTGAGCGTGGATGGCGGATCGGCTATTTTCGGAGGAAGCAAGCCGTTCGCACCTGCTGCGCTGCAGCCCTTGTCATTCGAATGCACCGTCGATTATCAACTTGCCGGAAACCCGTCCGCTGCCTGGGCCGTCGCACTGGGCGGTGCTAACCCGGAAGATGCCAACGTGGCAGACGGTGAGCCGCGTTACCTCGCGACCCTTGATTTTTCCTGCCTGCACGCGCAACACGGTCAGATGCTGCAAACCGTACACAGAGCAGCACGCCGCTACACCAGTCAGAATGGCCCGCACAGCAGCCTTACCCTGTTAATGCCAGCGAACCGCAGCGCTGTTCAGTGGCAGCAGGCGGGTGACATGGCCGCAGCACGCATGCTGATTCACAGCCTGGCGTGCGAACTGGGGCCGCGTGCGATGCGTGTCAATGCAATTGAAATAAATCCAGATGCGCCTGCAGATGCCCTGGTCCCTCTAATGCGATTCGTTAGCGGCGCCCGCATGCAGTTTATGACCGGACAGATCATTCGTGCGCCGGGTGCATGA
- a CDS encoding SDR family NAD(P)-dependent oxidoreductase, with protein MQQDMAGRVALVTGAGNGIGKETAKQMAARGAIVGVNDLKEEFVQATVQEITAAGGAAFDVVQNMATRDGVAAAVQRAHQYKGRLDIMVNNAAWVRYQAIPDIMPETVDRMVDIGFKSIIWGLQAAVDVMDPDEGGVIVNVASTAALRSAMNSVVYSGIKAGVLGITRAAAAELGARHIRVNAVCPSAVPTEGTQRNRNAERDANRIARTPLGRLGTVTDIARGICFLASDEAGFITGQALVVDGGITFTNI; from the coding sequence ATGCAACAGGATATGGCAGGCCGCGTGGCCCTGGTGACCGGCGCGGGTAACGGGATCGGCAAGGAAACAGCAAAACAAATGGCTGCGCGTGGGGCGATTGTGGGTGTGAATGATCTCAAAGAGGAGTTTGTACAAGCCACTGTCCAGGAAATCACGGCTGCCGGGGGCGCTGCGTTTGACGTGGTGCAGAACATGGCGACACGCGACGGCGTGGCAGCAGCCGTGCAGCGGGCGCATCAGTACAAGGGGCGGCTGGATATCATGGTGAACAACGCCGCATGGGTTCGCTATCAAGCCATTCCCGATATCATGCCGGAAACCGTGGATCGCATGGTAGATATCGGATTTAAGTCGATTATCTGGGGGTTGCAGGCAGCAGTTGATGTCATGGATCCGGACGAGGGAGGTGTTATTGTCAATGTCGCTTCGACCGCCGCGTTGCGTTCAGCCATGAATTCCGTCGTTTATTCCGGCATCAAAGCTGGTGTGCTGGGTATCACGCGTGCGGCTGCGGCAGAATTGGGTGCGCGCCATATTCGCGTTAATGCCGTGTGTCCGTCGGCGGTACCGACCGAAGGGACGCAACGCAACCGCAATGCCGAACGTGATGCCAATCGCATTGCCCGTACGCCACTGGGCCGTCTGGGAACTGTCACCGACATTGCCAGGGGCATTTGCTTTCTGGCTAGCGATGAAGCGGGTTTCATCACCGGTCAGGCACTCGTCGTTGATGGCGGTATCACTTTTACCAATATCTGA
- a CDS encoding acyl-CoA dehydrogenase family protein: MSYQEESLRPEEFAEAAAAAVADVLGREPREAAAVLAASGLLGVCAPQERGGLGLSLEFGVPICEAAGRLQLHFPLMEQMLLARAFADSEIADALVAGDKIGVIAWQGSVSEKSATHAAFADVCDWILVADQDGASLLEAQSVSVQANGAMDPDYPHYDITIDAPTIKARLSSQAWRALMNDAHVLYTGFINGLAEQALARAAEYTATRVQFGRPLSAKQVVRHTLARMRLLHESSTAALQRALRNNEFSHVRSAETAFSGAISNTVFIIEKAIHLHGGMGFTWELPLHYALRDVRKIEAAFNHGHQLEKLGAQFIAAA, encoded by the coding sequence ATGAGTTATCAGGAAGAAAGTCTGCGTCCGGAAGAGTTTGCAGAAGCGGCCGCCGCAGCGGTTGCCGACGTACTCGGACGCGAGCCGCGCGAGGCGGCTGCAGTGCTGGCAGCCTCGGGTTTGCTGGGTGTTTGCGCGCCGCAAGAGCGGGGCGGTCTGGGCCTGAGTCTTGAATTTGGTGTGCCGATATGCGAAGCAGCCGGCAGGCTGCAATTGCATTTCCCCCTGATGGAGCAAATGCTGCTGGCGCGGGCGTTTGCCGATAGTGAAATTGCCGATGCGCTGGTCGCTGGCGACAAAATTGGTGTCATCGCCTGGCAAGGCAGCGTATCGGAAAAGAGCGCGACGCACGCCGCCTTCGCTGATGTCTGCGACTGGATTCTGGTAGCAGACCAGGACGGAGCCAGTTTGCTGGAAGCACAGTCCGTGTCTGTACAGGCCAATGGCGCCATGGACCCTGACTATCCACATTACGACATTACCATTGACGCACCCACCATCAAGGCACGACTATCGTCTCAGGCCTGGCGCGCGTTAATGAATGATGCGCACGTGCTGTACACCGGTTTCATCAATGGCCTGGCCGAACAGGCACTGGCGCGGGCAGCAGAGTACACCGCCACGCGGGTTCAGTTTGGCCGTCCGTTGTCTGCCAAACAAGTGGTACGGCATACCCTGGCCCGCATGAGATTGCTGCATGAATCATCAACCGCAGCACTGCAGCGCGCATTGCGCAATAACGAGTTCAGTCACGTGCGTTCTGCAGAAACGGCTTTTTCAGGAGCCATTAGCAATACCGTTTTCATTATCGAAAAGGCCATTCATCTGCATGGCGGAATGGGCTTTACCTGGGAATTGCCCCTGCATTATGCTCTGCGCGACGTGCGAAAAATCGAAGCTGCCTTCAATCATGGGCACCAGTTGGAAAAGCTGGGCGCGCAGTTCATCGCTGCAGCATAA
- a CDS encoding acyl-CoA dehydrogenase family protein produces the protein MDFHSNPIIPDPATAPDAYRTHAREWLKNNLPTYMRSDSLDYRSPTLAESSDWEAAMYRAGLAGMTWPKAYGGHGLTLREHLAVNKEIGALPMPESVSSIGKELAGPIIMTVGTEVQKQAFLPAILEMREYWCQGFSEPDAGSDLVRLRTRAVQEGDSWRINGQKIWTSGAAKAHYCLLLTRTGTVADKHRGLLMFAVPMNTPGIRVVPIRSIDNKESFAEVFFDDVVVPDSARLGAPDEGWSAAIRVLSIERATNRMYRAWRFEAELRQLIQACKSDAQLSRRLEESYYQRRIGQLVCEIDALKGLVERSVEQLMSGAAIGARGSLTKLFWSECHQAFMALAQEIVSQVGPSSSPLAQRARKHFTTAYLFSHAETIYAGTTEVQLDIIAQRIMQLPKDI, from the coding sequence ATGGATTTTCACTCCAATCCGATTATTCCCGACCCTGCCACGGCGCCGGATGCCTATCGTACGCACGCCCGTGAATGGTTGAAGAACAATCTTCCGACTTATATGCGTTCGGACAGTCTGGACTACCGTAGCCCCACACTTGCCGAATCCAGCGACTGGGAAGCGGCCATGTACCGTGCCGGCCTGGCAGGGATGACCTGGCCCAAAGCATACGGCGGGCACGGCCTGACCCTGCGCGAACATCTGGCCGTGAACAAGGAAATCGGCGCTCTGCCCATGCCCGAGAGCGTCAGCTCCATTGGCAAGGAGCTGGCCGGCCCCATCATTATGACGGTCGGCACCGAAGTGCAGAAGCAGGCGTTTCTGCCCGCAATACTTGAGATGCGCGAATACTGGTGTCAGGGCTTTTCCGAACCGGATGCCGGCTCCGATCTGGTTCGATTGCGCACCCGCGCGGTACAGGAAGGGGACAGTTGGCGCATCAACGGTCAGAAAATCTGGACCAGTGGTGCGGCCAAAGCGCACTATTGCCTGCTACTGACGCGCACTGGCACGGTCGCCGACAAACATCGCGGCCTTTTGATGTTTGCCGTTCCAATGAATACGCCGGGCATCCGTGTGGTGCCGATCCGTTCCATCGATAATAAAGAATCTTTTGCCGAAGTTTTTTTTGACGATGTGGTTGTGCCCGATAGTGCACGCCTGGGCGCGCCCGATGAAGGCTGGAGTGCCGCCATCCGCGTACTGTCGATTGAGCGCGCGACTAACCGCATGTACCGAGCCTGGCGTTTTGAAGCTGAATTGCGCCAGTTGATTCAGGCGTGCAAGTCAGATGCGCAATTGTCCAGGCGGCTGGAAGAAAGTTACTACCAGCGACGTATTGGTCAGCTTGTTTGCGAAATCGATGCGCTTAAAGGTCTGGTGGAGCGCTCGGTTGAGCAACTGATGAGCGGCGCGGCCATTGGCGCACGCGGGTCACTCACCAAACTGTTCTGGTCTGAATGCCATCAGGCATTTATGGCTTTGGCGCAGGAAATAGTGTCCCAGGTGGGGCCGTCCTCCAGCCCCCTGGCGCAGCGCGCGCGCAAGCACTTTACCACTGCGTATCTGTTTTCACATGCCGAAACCATTTACGCGGGCACCACCGAAGTGCAACTGGACATCATTGCACAACGCATTATGCAATTGCCAAAGGATATCTGA
- a CDS encoding acetate--CoA ligase family protein: MDTFVVPQAGAGLDAFFNAQGIAIIGASDDITKIGGRPIHFLLKYGYKGQIYPVNPRGGEIQGLPAYASISELPAAPDMAIIAVPAAAAVKAMLECAAIGVRGVVVLSSGFAEAGPDGAVLQAELVSIARRHGMRLLGPNCLGTISVAQGVIGSFSIILEQSMPPAGHVGIVSQSGNIGSFAVQNIARRGLGISHFIATGNEADIDVADGIAALAEDAQTRLILCCMETCRDADRLTRALDLACKKNKPVVVLKIGSTEQGQAAAASHTGALAGSDAVIDAVFRRYGALRVNAIEELLDVAHAAALLLPAGLPKGNRITLLAASGGFGIMMADATVKAGLALTELAPQTKEKILQILPLAGTNNPVDATAQVSARPDVLQGTLAALMEDTHTDVTQIFLSLSLYNTRLRGVYMKALKDIRYRYPDRLLVVTSQGPADAVREINDLGIPVFPGIDATARGLAALVRMGQLSALPESTSYRGLVEALDSDAFRNEYTAKEALAAAGITVPREAVVTSADAAAAQATLTGFPVVLKIVSQDIAHKTEIGGVLLNLADEVAVRSAYEQIMQAAAKHAPEARLDGVLVSPMLSGGNELIMGVSRDPVFGPVVMVGSGGIYAEILQDVAVQAAPVSEKEALAMIRSLKLFPLLDGARGRKKADVLAAAQALTRLSEFACRHAADVAEIDMNPVLVRPEGEGIVVLDALLIPRRADSTSE; encoded by the coding sequence ATGGATACGTTCGTTGTGCCGCAAGCCGGAGCGGGGCTGGATGCCTTTTTTAACGCGCAGGGAATTGCCATTATTGGTGCCTCCGATGACATCACCAAGATCGGCGGTCGTCCCATCCATTTTTTGCTTAAATACGGCTACAAGGGCCAGATCTATCCGGTCAACCCGCGCGGTGGCGAGATTCAGGGCCTGCCGGCCTACGCCTCGATCAGTGAATTGCCCGCTGCTCCCGATATGGCCATTATCGCCGTACCGGCGGCGGCTGCCGTCAAGGCTATGCTGGAATGCGCTGCCATCGGCGTGCGTGGTGTGGTGGTGCTCTCTTCAGGTTTTGCCGAAGCCGGTCCCGATGGCGCCGTGCTACAGGCCGAACTGGTGTCTATTGCCCGCAGGCATGGCATGCGCCTGCTGGGGCCTAACTGTCTGGGTACGATCAGTGTTGCGCAGGGAGTCATTGGCTCTTTTTCTATTATCCTTGAACAAAGCATGCCGCCTGCCGGCCACGTGGGTATTGTTTCGCAATCGGGCAATATCGGTAGCTTTGCTGTGCAGAATATTGCGCGACGGGGGTTGGGTATCAGTCATTTCATCGCTACCGGCAATGAGGCGGATATTGACGTGGCCGACGGCATCGCAGCGCTGGCTGAGGATGCGCAAACCCGCCTGATCCTGTGCTGCATGGAAACCTGCCGCGATGCCGACAGACTAACGCGCGCGCTGGATCTGGCGTGTAAAAAAAATAAGCCAGTGGTCGTGCTCAAAATCGGCTCGACCGAACAGGGGCAGGCTGCAGCGGCCTCCCATACCGGTGCGCTGGCTGGCTCGGATGCGGTTATTGATGCGGTGTTCCGTCGCTATGGCGCCCTGCGTGTCAATGCTATTGAAGAACTGCTCGATGTGGCCCATGCCGCCGCGCTGCTGCTGCCCGCAGGCTTGCCCAAAGGGAACCGCATTACACTGCTGGCCGCCTCGGGCGGTTTTGGCATCATGATGGCCGATGCTACGGTCAAAGCGGGTCTGGCGCTCACCGAACTGGCCCCGCAGACAAAAGAAAAAATCCTGCAGATTCTGCCGCTGGCCGGAACCAATAATCCTGTGGATGCCACTGCGCAGGTATCCGCGCGACCCGATGTTCTGCAGGGCACACTTGCCGCGCTGATGGAAGATACACACACCGACGTGACGCAGATCTTCCTGTCGCTGTCGCTATACAACACGCGTTTGCGCGGCGTGTATATGAAAGCGTTGAAGGACATTCGTTACCGCTATCCCGACCGGCTGCTGGTGGTGACCAGCCAGGGACCTGCCGATGCCGTCCGTGAAATCAATGATCTGGGTATTCCTGTTTTTCCGGGGATTGATGCGACGGCGCGCGGTCTGGCCGCCCTGGTACGCATGGGGCAATTGTCTGCGCTGCCCGAGTCAACATCCTATCGGGGTTTGGTCGAAGCGTTGGACAGCGACGCTTTTCGTAACGAATATACCGCCAAGGAAGCGCTCGCTGCCGCCGGCATTACCGTGCCTCGGGAAGCAGTCGTCACCTCGGCCGACGCGGCGGCGGCACAGGCAACGCTTACCGGTTTCCCGGTGGTGCTCAAGATTGTGTCGCAGGACATCGCCCACAAGACCGAAATAGGTGGCGTATTGCTGAATCTGGCCGATGAGGTCGCCGTTCGCAGCGCATATGAACAGATTATGCAGGCCGCTGCAAAGCACGCGCCAGAAGCTCGGCTGGACGGTGTACTGGTCAGTCCCATGCTCAGCGGCGGGAACGAGCTGATCATGGGGGTTTCCAGAGATCCGGTGTTCGGTCCGGTGGTGATGGTTGGCAGCGGCGGCATCTATGCGGAAATACTGCAAGACGTGGCTGTGCAGGCAGCGCCTGTATCGGAAAAGGAAGCGCTGGCAATGATCCGTTCGCTGAAACTGTTTCCGCTGCTGGATGGCGCACGAGGCCGTAAAAAAGCCGATGTGCTTGCGGCGGCACAGGCGCTGACCAGATTGTCCGAATTTGCCTGCCGCCACGCTGCCGATGTGGCGGAAATCGATATGAACCCGGTGCTGGTCCGGCCCGAAGGTGAGGGGATCGTCGTGCTTGATGCGCTCCTGATTCCTCGTCGTGCCGACAGCACCTCTGAATGA
- a CDS encoding enoyl-CoA hydratase/isomerase family protein: MTEKFVHIDVSNYVALVTMDRKPVNALSREMRRQLVAAFDEISARDDVRCAVLTASGSVFCAGADLKDRPDQDIPGDFLEHNRITRETGNAIRECAKPVIAAVNGAALGAGLGLAAACDILYASENATFGMPEINVGLAGGASMLRTLFGRSTLRRMFYTGQRLSAHDLLRRNVIEEVLRPEELLPVTMELARVIASKAPLATIYAKRAANMVDVMPQRDAYRFEQEFTMMLAKTEDAREARMAFLEKREPKFKGC; the protein is encoded by the coding sequence ATGACTGAAAAATTTGTTCATATCGACGTATCCAACTATGTGGCGCTGGTGACAATGGATCGCAAGCCGGTTAATGCGTTAAGCCGTGAAATGCGTCGCCAACTGGTCGCTGCATTTGATGAAATCTCTGCACGCGATGATGTGCGCTGCGCCGTTCTGACGGCCAGCGGTTCGGTTTTCTGCGCCGGTGCCGATTTGAAAGATCGGCCCGATCAGGATATTCCCGGCGATTTTCTTGAACACAATCGTATTACGCGTGAAACAGGCAATGCCATCCGCGAATGCGCCAAGCCGGTCATTGCTGCGGTGAATGGCGCGGCACTCGGCGCCGGCCTGGGCCTGGCCGCTGCCTGCGATATTTTGTATGCGTCAGAGAACGCAACCTTCGGCATGCCGGAAATCAATGTCGGTCTGGCGGGCGGTGCCTCAATGCTGCGTACGCTTTTTGGCCGCTCAACACTGCGTCGCATGTTCTACACAGGCCAACGCCTGAGTGCTCACGACCTGTTGCGCCGTAATGTCATTGAAGAGGTGCTCAGGCCCGAAGAGCTGCTGCCTGTCACGATGGAGCTGGCGCGCGTGATTGCCTCTAAAGCGCCACTGGCAACCATTTACGCCAAGCGTGCGGCCAATATGGTAGATGTGATGCCACAACGTGATGCGTACCGTTTCGAGCAGGAGTTCACCATGATGCTGGCCAAGACGGAGGACGCACGCGAAGCGCGCATGGCGTTCCTGGAAAAACGCGAACCCAAATTCAAAGGGTGCTGA
- a CDS encoding flavin reductase family protein, translated as MRIHLTNTGAVTVLDAAEFRRLDVLVDPQPPEKLELAIRKIGRREDSDHIRLSPAVLRYLCGRAGEAEWESGFAGMLAYAAKVGWVDEQGDVRVHIECNEIDEVVTEVEFKAAMRALPAGISAVTTGSGDGVAGLIVSSLTSISAEPPLVGFFIDERSSIVPALLANNRFVANVLGEEHKEVLSTFLCEKQGPARFSKGNWRQGLHDQPVLNDALATVECDIVNTQALGTHRMIVGKIRRSVSRQASPMINFNAGMHRLEPLPG; from the coding sequence GTGCGCATTCATCTGACCAACACCGGTGCTGTTACTGTTCTTGATGCTGCGGAATTTCGCAGGCTTGATGTTCTGGTAGATCCGCAGCCGCCCGAGAAGCTGGAGCTGGCCATCCGCAAAATCGGCCGGCGCGAAGACAGCGATCATATCCGCCTGTCGCCGGCGGTGCTGCGTTACCTTTGCGGCCGCGCGGGCGAAGCAGAATGGGAAAGCGGCTTTGCCGGGATGCTGGCTTATGCCGCCAAAGTGGGCTGGGTAGACGAACAGGGTGATGTGCGCGTTCATATCGAATGCAATGAGATTGACGAAGTCGTGACTGAGGTCGAGTTCAAGGCTGCCATGCGTGCGCTGCCTGCCGGTATTAGCGCCGTGACAACCGGCAGCGGTGACGGCGTCGCGGGTCTGATTGTGTCCAGCCTCACCTCCATCTCTGCCGAACCACCATTGGTTGGCTTTTTTATTGATGAGCGTTCGTCCATTGTGCCGGCACTGCTGGCAAACAATCGTTTTGTCGCCAACGTGCTGGGCGAAGAACACAAGGAAGTGCTTTCTACCTTTCTGTGTGAAAAACAGGGGCCTGCGCGTTTTTCCAAAGGCAACTGGCGCCAGGGCCTGCATGACCAGCCGGTGCTGAACGATGCGCTGGCCACGGTGGAGTGCGATATCGTCAATACTCAGGCACTGGGCACGCACCGCATGATCGTTGGCAAGATTCGTCGTTCGGTCAGCCGCCAGGCCAGTCCCATGATCAATTTCAATGCCGGCATGCACCGTCTGGAGCCGCTGCCGGGCTGA
- a CDS encoding LLM class flavin-dependent oxidoreductase — protein sequence MEFGVFILAQQRGYHQSSKQVISNSVEQTIAAEQAGFNNAWYAEHHFNNYSLSPSPLMMVAHCAGMTRTIRLGTAVCILPLYHPARFLAEVGFVDTVSDGRLDLGIGSGYQAFEFERFGVKLEDASKIYNEFLDMIPMGLTQQTFEYQGEFLKLPPSSIAVRCVQNPMPPLWITSGNPVALGRGVRENHNLFVTSLLKGNDGIKELRERLEKVAHDEGKNLDRDVKFGFLRCGFASDNKAEVDAYLDNARFQRRISESLKFRRAQSEDGYMIQEVPSPTDMSFDELRKNLPVGSVNQVIDKLLEEISILKPKHIALQTQLGDFDQKTMLKQIELWGDKIIPAINKELGLKAAA from the coding sequence ATGGAATTCGGTGTATTCATTCTTGCACAACAGCGCGGCTACCATCAGTCGTCCAAGCAAGTCATCAGCAACTCGGTCGAGCAAACGATCGCTGCGGAACAGGCCGGGTTCAATAACGCCTGGTACGCAGAACATCACTTCAACAATTATTCCCTGTCTCCTTCGCCGCTCATGATGGTGGCTCACTGTGCCGGCATGACCAGGACGATCCGTCTTGGCACGGCCGTGTGCATTCTGCCCCTGTATCACCCGGCACGCTTTCTGGCCGAAGTCGGCTTTGTAGACACCGTATCTGATGGTCGTCTGGACCTGGGTATCGGGTCGGGCTACCAGGCATTTGAATTCGAACGGTTCGGCGTCAAGCTGGAAGATGCGTCCAAAATCTATAACGAATTTCTTGACATGATCCCCATGGGGCTGACGCAACAGACTTTTGAATATCAGGGTGAATTTCTGAAGCTGCCGCCCAGCTCAATTGCGGTGCGCTGTGTGCAGAACCCGATGCCGCCGCTGTGGATTACTTCGGGCAATCCGGTAGCACTTGGTCGTGGCGTACGCGAAAATCATAATCTGTTTGTGACATCACTGCTCAAAGGCAATGACGGCATCAAAGAGCTGCGTGAACGGCTGGAAAAAGTCGCCCACGATGAAGGCAAGAATCTGGACCGTGATGTCAAATTCGGCTTCCTGCGTTGCGGTTTTGCTTCTGACAATAAGGCGGAAGTAGATGCCTATCTGGATAACGCCCGCTTCCAGCGCCGCATTTCGGAAAGTCTGAAATTCCGTCGTGCCCAGTCTGAAGACGGCTACATGATTCAGGAAGTACCGTCACCCACCGATATGAGCTTCGACGAGTTGCGTAAAAACCTGCCGGTCGGATCCGTTAATCAGGTGATCGACAAACTGCTTGAAGAAATCAGCATTCTTAAGCCCAAACATATTGCCCTGCAAACCCAGCTGGGCGACTTCGATCAGAAAACCATGCTCAAACAAATCGAACTCTGGGGTGACAAAATCATTCCGGCCATCAATAAGGAATTGGGTCTCAAGGCAGCCGCCTGA